A region of Antricoccus suffuscus DNA encodes the following proteins:
- a CDS encoding 4-(cytidine 5'-diphospho)-2-C-methyl-D-erythritol kinase, which translates to MTAPIRVDDVVLARAPAKLNLHLGVGPLRKDKFHELLTVFCALSISDEVVASESEGLSLEVTGEGVKDVPRDKRNLAWQAAALLAKQAGIDPDVHLEIRKSIPVAAGLAGGSADAAATLIACDALWQTGADRDDLVGLGAQLGSDVVFSLTGGLSLGTGRGERLSPVLASGKWNWVLAIAKSGLSTATVYAELDRIRDGQDDVELQTPTDLMNALRSRDLDLLAESLSNDMEPAAISLMPSLRQTKRAGLDEGARAALLCGSGPTYAFLVQNEEDAVDVAARVAGAGVCRTVRTATGPVTGARIIG; encoded by the coding sequence GAATCTGCACCTGGGCGTCGGCCCGCTTCGAAAAGACAAGTTTCACGAGTTGCTGACCGTTTTCTGTGCCTTGTCGATCTCGGATGAGGTTGTCGCCAGCGAGTCCGAGGGGCTGAGCCTTGAGGTGACGGGCGAAGGCGTCAAGGATGTGCCGAGAGACAAGCGCAACTTGGCGTGGCAGGCGGCGGCGCTGCTGGCAAAACAGGCCGGTATAGATCCTGACGTGCATCTGGAGATCCGCAAGTCGATCCCCGTCGCTGCTGGGCTTGCCGGGGGCAGTGCCGATGCGGCCGCGACGCTGATCGCCTGCGATGCACTCTGGCAGACCGGCGCCGACCGTGACGACCTCGTGGGGCTCGGTGCGCAGCTAGGTAGTGACGTGGTCTTCTCGCTGACGGGCGGGCTCTCGCTCGGCACCGGTCGTGGGGAGCGGCTTTCGCCGGTTCTTGCCTCCGGGAAGTGGAACTGGGTGCTGGCGATCGCGAAGTCGGGCCTGTCGACAGCGACGGTGTATGCCGAGTTGGACAGGATCCGGGACGGGCAGGACGACGTCGAGCTTCAGACGCCGACCGATCTGATGAACGCGCTGCGCTCACGAGACCTCGACCTGCTCGCCGAATCGTTGAGTAACGACATGGAACCTGCCGCGATCTCGCTGATGCCGTCGTTGCGCCAGACGAAGCGGGCCGGTCTGGACGAGGGCGCTAGAGCGGCGTTGCTGTGTGGCTCGGGCCCGACGTACGCCTTCCTGGTGCAAAACGAGGAGGACGCTGTGGATGTTGCCGCTCGCGTCGCGGGCGCCGGCGTGTGCCGGACGGTGCGTACGGCGACCGGTCCCGTGACCGGGGCCCGCATCATCGGTTGA
- a CDS encoding siderophore-interacting protein, translating to MEETLSGYRLFTDLRIGTVQDLSPSFRRITFRGPQLSAMAHDGPDQRIKLVLPHAATGFSTFPVDTDNWYPVWQAVPANARNPIRTFTISAVRPHRNELDVDFAVHGDGGPASAYAIAAQPGDPIFIVGPDVTLDGPPNAGVGWNPPSGGTEFVIGADETAVPAALNILKSLAENAEGTAVLEVPSTLDERAVEAPPGVRVHWVPRDRMEQNSGFGSLQEAIYRIAAHRRAERRMPALVGAETLPAPSAEEMVWEIPEITANSGPYFWLAGEAGCITSLRRQLVGELGIDRRSVAFMGYWREGRALD from the coding sequence ATGGAGGAAACCTTGAGCGGCTACCGACTGTTTACCGACCTGCGTATCGGCACGGTGCAAGACCTGTCGCCATCGTTCCGACGGATCACGTTCCGAGGCCCACAGCTCAGCGCGATGGCACACGACGGCCCCGACCAACGGATCAAGCTCGTGCTGCCACACGCGGCGACCGGATTCTCAACGTTTCCCGTCGACACCGACAATTGGTACCCCGTCTGGCAAGCGGTCCCGGCGAACGCCCGAAACCCGATCCGCACCTTCACGATTAGCGCCGTCCGTCCCCATCGCAACGAGCTCGACGTCGACTTCGCGGTCCATGGTGATGGCGGTCCGGCCTCGGCGTACGCCATCGCGGCGCAACCGGGTGACCCCATCTTCATCGTCGGACCGGACGTCACCCTCGATGGCCCACCCAACGCGGGCGTCGGCTGGAACCCACCCTCAGGCGGCACCGAGTTCGTCATCGGCGCCGACGAGACCGCCGTGCCAGCGGCGCTCAACATTCTCAAGTCACTGGCCGAGAACGCCGAGGGAACTGCGGTGCTCGAGGTGCCGAGCACCCTCGACGAGCGCGCGGTGGAGGCGCCACCCGGTGTCAGGGTGCACTGGGTGCCTCGCGACCGGATGGAGCAGAACAGTGGGTTTGGCTCACTCCAGGAGGCGATCTACCGGATTGCCGCACACCGACGCGCGGAGCGCCGGATGCCAGCCCTCGTCGGTGCCGAGACGTTGCCCGCGCCAAGCGCCGAGGAAATGGTGTGGGAGATCCCCGAGATCACCGCGAATAGCGGACCCTACTTCTGGCTGGCCGGCGAGGCCGGATGTATCACCTCGCTACGCCGTCAGTTGGTGGGCGAACTCGGCATCGATCGCCGATCGGTTGCCTTCATGGGCTACTGGCGCGAAGGCCGCGCACTCGACTAG
- a CDS encoding TetR/AcrR family transcriptional regulator, with the protein MRMTGAERRQQLISIGRALFAERGFDGSSIEEIAARAHVSKPVVYEHFGGKEGLYAVVVDREIANLLGRFEAALGRGHPRQLLEHAALALLDYIEEETDGFRILIRDSPVTSSTGGFSSLINDVASKVEYILDREFKSRGYETKLAGLYAQALVGMVAMTGQWWLEERKPKKNEVAAHLVNLSWNGLRHLESKPKVITRSVK; encoded by the coding sequence ATGCGTATGACGGGTGCCGAACGGCGCCAACAACTGATCAGCATCGGCCGCGCTCTGTTCGCAGAGCGCGGTTTCGATGGTTCGTCGATCGAGGAGATTGCGGCTCGGGCGCACGTGAGCAAGCCCGTTGTCTACGAACACTTCGGCGGCAAGGAAGGCCTGTACGCCGTCGTCGTAGACCGTGAGATCGCCAACCTGCTCGGCCGCTTCGAGGCGGCCCTCGGCAGAGGGCACCCGCGCCAGCTGCTCGAACACGCCGCCCTCGCGCTGCTGGACTACATCGAGGAAGAGACCGACGGGTTCCGCATTCTGATCCGCGACTCCCCGGTCACCAGCTCCACCGGCGGCTTCTCAAGCCTAATTAACGACGTCGCCAGCAAGGTCGAGTACATCCTCGACCGGGAGTTCAAGTCCCGCGGCTACGAGACCAAGCTCGCCGGCCTCTACGCGCAGGCCCTCGTCGGCATGGTCGCGATGACGGGCCAGTGGTGGTTGGAAGAGCGCAAGCCCAAGAAGAACGAAGTCGCCGCGCACTTGGTCAACCTGTCGTGGAACGGCTTGCGGCACCTTGAGAGCAAGCCGAAAGTCATCACCCGCAGCGTGAAGTAA
- a CDS encoding acyl-CoA desaturase — translation MPPSSATAVAPAPAPTRVSGGSGAKRPISDERKGLAEQIALYAVVILPFLALIAAIPLAWGKWLSWTDVVIALVFYVVSGMGITVGYHRHFTHGSFKAKMPLRVFLGIAGSLAVQGPIIQWVADHRRHHAYSDRDGDPHSPWRYGTSVGALTKGLLHAHVGWLFEREQTNKERFAPDLIGNKTLKRTSDLFGLWVIVSLGLPALIGGLVTWSWGGALSALFWAGFVRIGVLHHVTWSINSICHAVGERPFSSRDMSSNFWPLAILSFGESWHNLHHADPTAARHGVMRGQIDISARTIWIFEKLGWASSVKWPSKERIAAKLVAEG, via the coding sequence ATGCCCCCTTCCAGCGCTACTGCCGTAGCTCCGGCACCCGCCCCGACTCGCGTAAGTGGCGGATCCGGTGCGAAGCGGCCAATCAGCGACGAACGCAAGGGTCTTGCCGAGCAGATCGCCTTGTACGCCGTCGTCATCTTGCCGTTCTTGGCGCTGATCGCGGCAATTCCGTTGGCTTGGGGCAAGTGGCTGAGCTGGACCGATGTCGTCATTGCGCTCGTCTTCTACGTGGTCAGCGGGATGGGCATCACGGTCGGATACCACCGGCATTTCACCCACGGCTCATTCAAGGCGAAGATGCCGCTACGCGTCTTCCTCGGCATCGCCGGATCGCTCGCCGTACAAGGCCCGATAATCCAGTGGGTCGCCGACCACCGGCGTCACCACGCCTATTCAGATCGTGACGGCGACCCGCACTCGCCGTGGCGTTATGGGACCAGCGTCGGCGCGCTGACCAAGGGCTTGCTGCACGCGCACGTCGGGTGGCTGTTCGAACGCGAGCAAACAAACAAGGAGCGATTCGCGCCGGACCTCATCGGCAACAAGACGCTCAAGCGCACCTCTGACCTGTTCGGCCTGTGGGTCATCGTCAGCCTCGGCCTGCCGGCACTCATCGGCGGCCTCGTGACGTGGTCCTGGGGCGGCGCGCTGTCGGCCCTGTTCTGGGCCGGCTTCGTGCGGATCGGCGTACTTCATCACGTCACCTGGTCGATCAACTCGATCTGCCATGCAGTCGGCGAGCGCCCCTTCTCCTCGCGTGACATGTCCTCGAACTTCTGGCCGCTGGCCATTTTGAGCTTCGGTGAGTCATGGCACAACCTGCACCACGCCGACCCCACCGCCGCGCGGCATGGGGTCATGCGCGGACAGATCGACATCTCGGCACGCACTATCTGGATCTTCGAGAAGCTCGGCTGGGCGAGTAGTGTCAAGTGGCCGTCGAAAGAACGTATCGCGGCCAAGCTCGTAGCCGAGGGCTAG
- the glmU gene encoding bifunctional UDP-N-acetylglucosamine diphosphorylase/glucosamine-1-phosphate N-acetyltransferase GlmU, with protein sequence MIGAPTAVVVLAAGAGTRMKSKMPKVLHSIGGRSLLGHVLAAASPLQARHTVVVVGAGRESVTEHLMEIAPSSEPVVQDVQNGSGHATRLALAAIDDPAGTILVLNGDVPLLGPDTLAALCRAHEDAGNAMTILSADVPNPDGLGRIMRDGDQVRAVIEHKDATAEQLAITEINAGAYAFEGAILGDVLARLSTDNAQGEEYLTEAVTLLLEQNRQVGAYVAPDFEETLGCNDRVELAERGRQLNARTVTKWMREGVTVVDPQTTWIDVDVQLAPDVTLQPNVQLLGATAVDTGAQIGPDCTLIDTEVGADAVIIRTHANLAVVGPEVSVGPFAYLRPKAILRKGAKAGTFVEMKNADIGEGAKVPHLTYVGDATIGEGTNIGASSVFVNYDGVNKHHTIVGAHCRMGSDNMYVAPVEIGDGSASGAGAVIRHNVPPGSLAVSGGPQRNIPDWVVKNRAGTPTAKAALAAGAGSDSADQATGSEPVE encoded by the coding sequence GTGATCGGTGCGCCCACCGCCGTCGTCGTACTCGCCGCAGGCGCGGGTACCCGCATGAAGTCCAAAATGCCCAAGGTTCTGCACAGCATCGGCGGCCGTAGCCTCCTTGGACACGTACTCGCCGCGGCATCACCACTCCAGGCGAGACACACCGTCGTTGTCGTCGGCGCCGGTCGCGAATCGGTCACGGAGCATTTGATGGAGATCGCGCCATCCAGCGAGCCGGTCGTGCAGGATGTGCAGAACGGCTCCGGTCATGCGACTCGGCTGGCACTGGCCGCGATCGATGATCCGGCCGGCACGATTCTTGTGCTCAACGGTGATGTACCGCTGCTGGGCCCGGACACACTCGCGGCGCTGTGCCGGGCGCATGAGGACGCCGGGAACGCCATGACGATCCTCAGCGCCGACGTACCGAACCCGGACGGGCTCGGCCGGATCATGCGCGACGGTGACCAGGTCCGTGCCGTGATCGAGCACAAGGACGCCACCGCAGAACAGCTCGCGATTACCGAGATCAACGCCGGTGCATACGCGTTCGAAGGCGCGATCCTCGGCGACGTGCTGGCCCGGTTGAGCACGGACAACGCGCAGGGCGAGGAATACCTGACCGAGGCCGTCACCCTGCTTCTCGAGCAAAACAGGCAGGTCGGCGCGTATGTCGCACCGGATTTCGAGGAGACCTTAGGCTGCAACGACCGGGTGGAGCTCGCCGAACGTGGCCGCCAGCTCAACGCGCGGACCGTGACCAAGTGGATGCGCGAGGGTGTCACGGTCGTCGACCCGCAGACAACCTGGATCGACGTCGACGTACAGCTCGCCCCCGACGTCACCCTCCAGCCCAACGTCCAGCTGCTCGGTGCCACCGCGGTCGACACAGGGGCTCAGATAGGTCCGGACTGCACATTGATCGACACCGAGGTGGGCGCGGACGCGGTGATCATTCGTACGCATGCCAACCTCGCCGTCGTCGGGCCGGAGGTTTCGGTCGGGCCGTTCGCCTACCTGCGACCGAAGGCGATTCTGCGCAAGGGGGCCAAGGCGGGCACCTTCGTCGAGATGAAGAACGCTGATATCGGCGAGGGCGCCAAGGTGCCGCATCTGACGTACGTCGGAGACGCGACGATCGGAGAGGGCACCAACATCGGCGCCTCGAGCGTGTTCGTCAACTACGACGGGGTCAACAAGCACCACACGATCGTCGGCGCGCACTGCCGGATGGGCTCGGACAATATGTACGTCGCGCCGGTCGAGATCGGTGACGGTTCGGCGAGCGGCGCGGGCGCTGTTATTCGCCACAATGTACCCCCGGGCTCGCTCGCAGTTTCAGGGGGACCACAGCGAAACATCCCAGACTGGGTAGTGAAAAATCGGGCGGGTACGCCGACGGCGAAAGCCGCGCTCGCGGCCGGTGCGGGATCCGACTCGGCCGATCAGGCGACGGGCTCAGAGCCGGTCGAATGA
- a CDS encoding ribose-phosphate diphosphokinase, producing MSTLEAPSQKSLMVFSGRAYPELAEEIARSIGVTVTPTSSYAFANGELYVRSEESARGSDAFVIQCHTAPINDWLMEQLILVDALKRASAKRITVVAPFYPYARQDKKSRGREPITARLVADMYKVAGADRIMTVDLHTAQIQGFFDGPVDHLYATPILTSYIAKKYADRDITVVSPDSGRVRLSERWSESLGGTPIAFIHKTRDVTRANHAVANRVVGEVKGRLCILIDDMIDTGGTICQAADALMEDGAADVVIAATHGVLSGPAAERLRASKAREVIITNTLPIPEDMRMDKLTVLSIAPLVGRAIKEIFEDGSVTSLFDGDA from the coding sequence ATGAGCACTCTGGAGGCTCCCAGCCAGAAGAGTCTGATGGTCTTCTCGGGCCGGGCATATCCGGAACTTGCCGAGGAAATCGCTCGCAGTATCGGAGTTACGGTGACTCCGACCTCGTCGTACGCCTTCGCCAATGGCGAGCTCTACGTACGTTCAGAGGAGTCCGCGCGTGGTTCTGATGCGTTCGTCATCCAGTGCCACACGGCACCGATCAACGACTGGCTCATGGAGCAGTTGATCCTCGTCGACGCGCTCAAGCGCGCCTCGGCGAAGCGCATCACCGTCGTAGCGCCGTTCTATCCCTATGCGCGCCAGGACAAGAAGAGCCGCGGACGTGAGCCGATCACCGCGCGCCTGGTCGCCGATATGTACAAAGTCGCTGGCGCCGACCGGATTATGACGGTCGACCTGCACACTGCCCAGATCCAAGGCTTCTTCGACGGTCCCGTCGACCACCTCTACGCCACGCCGATCCTCACTAGCTACATCGCCAAGAAGTACGCCGACCGCGACATCACCGTCGTCTCGCCGGACTCCGGCCGGGTGCGTCTGTCGGAGCGCTGGAGTGAGTCCCTTGGCGGTACGCCGATCGCGTTCATCCACAAGACTCGCGATGTCACTCGCGCCAACCATGCGGTCGCCAACCGGGTGGTCGGCGAGGTCAAGGGCCGGCTGTGCATCTTGATCGACGACATGATCGACACCGGGGGCACGATCTGCCAGGCCGCCGACGCGCTGATGGAAGACGGCGCCGCAGACGTCGTCATCGCTGCGACGCACGGCGTGCTGTCCGGTCCCGCGGCCGAGCGGCTACGAGCGTCGAAGGCACGCGAGGTCATCATCACCAACACGCTGCCGATCCCAGAGGACATGCGGATGGACAAGTTGACGGTGCTGTCTATTGCCCCCCTTGTTGGGCGGGCGATCAAGGAGATCTTCGAAGACGGCTCGGTGACGAGCCTCTTCGACGGCGACGCCTAG
- a CDS encoding NAD(P)H-dependent flavin oxidoreductase has product MLKTKFTETFGVEVPVVQGGMQWVGRAPLVAAVANAGGLGFITALTQPTPEDLVKEIARTRDLTDKTFGVNLTILPAINPPPYAEYRDAIISSGVKIVETAGFNPVDHMPDFKSAGVKVLHKCTSVRHGVKAQSVGVDGISIDGFECAGHPGEDDIPGLVLIPAAAEKITIPMIASGGFGDARGLVAALALGADGINMGTRFMATAEAPIHQNVKQALVDGDERNTNLIFRQLRNTARVAKNAVSDEVVGILAEGGQFEDVRDLVAGVRGKTVYETGDIDGGIWSAGTVQGIINDIPTCAELIGRIASEAEELISSKLAGLVA; this is encoded by the coding sequence GTGCTGAAGACAAAGTTCACCGAGACATTTGGCGTGGAAGTCCCCGTCGTCCAGGGCGGCATGCAGTGGGTCGGCCGCGCCCCGCTGGTAGCGGCCGTCGCTAATGCGGGCGGTCTCGGCTTCATCACCGCGCTGACGCAGCCGACACCGGAGGATCTCGTCAAGGAGATTGCCCGTACCCGCGACCTGACGGACAAGACGTTCGGCGTCAATCTGACCATTCTGCCGGCGATCAACCCGCCGCCGTACGCCGAGTACCGCGACGCCATCATCTCTTCGGGCGTCAAGATCGTCGAGACCGCCGGGTTCAACCCCGTCGACCACATGCCCGACTTCAAGTCTGCTGGCGTGAAGGTGCTGCACAAGTGCACCAGCGTGCGGCACGGAGTCAAGGCGCAGTCGGTCGGTGTCGACGGCATCAGCATCGACGGCTTTGAGTGTGCCGGCCACCCGGGCGAGGACGACATCCCCGGGCTCGTGCTGATCCCGGCCGCGGCCGAGAAGATCACGATCCCGATGATCGCCTCCGGTGGCTTCGGTGATGCGCGTGGCTTGGTCGCGGCGCTTGCACTCGGTGCCGATGGCATCAACATGGGCACCCGTTTCATGGCCACCGCTGAGGCTCCGATCCACCAAAATGTGAAGCAGGCACTGGTCGACGGCGACGAGCGCAACACCAACCTGATCTTCCGTCAGCTGCGCAACACAGCGCGGGTCGCCAAGAACGCCGTCTCGGACGAGGTCGTCGGCATTCTCGCCGAAGGCGGCCAGTTCGAGGATGTGCGGGACCTGGTGGCCGGCGTGCGCGGCAAGACCGTCTACGAGACCGGAGACATTGACGGCGGCATCTGGTCGGCCGGCACGGTGCAGGGCATCATCAACGACATCCCGACGTGCGCCGAGCTGATTGGCCGCATCGCCAGCGAGGCCGAAGAGCTCATTTCGTCGAAGCTCGCAGGTCTGGTCGCCTAG